The Alteripontixanthobacter sp. genome has a window encoding:
- a CDS encoding type II toxin-antitoxin system RatA family toxin has translation MPGIHQIRQLPYSAEQMFDLVADVGRYGEFLPWVVATRVRSDSETEMVADMVVGFKSLREKFTSRVVKQRPERLEVHYIDGPMRDLDNRWQFKPLAGGGCEIDFCVDFTFKNKVFEALAGQYFDRAFRKMMTAFETRANALYGNKSSSAQIVA, from the coding sequence GTGCCGGGTATCCACCAGATTCGCCAACTGCCCTATAGCGCAGAGCAGATGTTCGACCTGGTGGCCGATGTCGGCCGCTATGGCGAATTCCTGCCCTGGGTGGTTGCCACCCGGGTTCGCTCCGACAGCGAGACGGAAATGGTTGCCGACATGGTCGTGGGGTTCAAATCCCTGCGCGAAAAATTCACGTCGCGGGTTGTAAAGCAGCGCCCGGAGCGGCTGGAAGTCCACTATATCGACGGGCCGATGCGCGATCTGGACAATCGCTGGCAGTTCAAACCGCTGGCCGGCGGCGGGTGCGAGATCGATTTCTGCGTCGATTTCACGTTCAAGAACAAGGTTTTCGAAGCGTTGGCCGGGCAGTATTTCGACCGCGCCTTTCGCAAGATGATGACGGCATTCGAAACCCGCGCAAACGCGCTTTACGGCAATAAAAGCTCCAGCGCCCAGATCGTCGCCTGA
- the lipA gene encoding lipoyl synthase — protein sequence MNDLSSAPQPNERPPRQRKPDWIRVKAPVSKGYNETRKLMRELNLNTVCEEAACPNIGECWTKKHATVMILGDVCTRACAFCNVKTGMPRLVDPLEPEHTAVAAAKLGLEHIVVTSVDRDDLPDGGAGQFVKVIEALRRETPNTTIEILTPDFRGKMRLAVEAICAAGPDVYNHNLETVPRLYPTIRPGARYYASLRLLEEVKAHDPMIFTKSGIMLGLGEQRLEVHQVMDDMRCADVDFMTMGQYLQPTPKHAKVEDFVTPKAFDAYGSIARAKGFLQVASSPLTRSSYHAGYDFAEMRTAREAKLAKARG from the coding sequence ATGAACGATCTGTCCTCCGCCCCGCAGCCAAACGAGCGACCTCCGCGCCAGCGCAAGCCGGACTGGATTCGCGTAAAAGCGCCCGTCAGCAAAGGTTACAACGAGACGCGTAAATTGATGCGCGAGCTCAATCTGAACACGGTTTGCGAAGAAGCGGCCTGCCCCAATATCGGCGAGTGCTGGACCAAGAAACACGCCACCGTGATGATTCTGGGCGATGTTTGCACCCGCGCCTGCGCGTTTTGCAACGTGAAAACCGGAATGCCGCGACTGGTCGATCCGCTGGAGCCGGAACACACCGCGGTTGCCGCAGCGAAGCTGGGGCTGGAGCATATCGTGGTCACCAGTGTGGACCGCGACGATCTGCCCGATGGTGGGGCAGGGCAGTTCGTGAAAGTAATCGAGGCGCTTCGCCGCGAGACGCCCAACACCACGATCGAAATTCTCACTCCCGATTTCAGGGGCAAGATGCGCCTGGCGGTTGAGGCCATCTGCGCCGCTGGACCCGATGTTTACAACCACAATTTGGAAACCGTGCCGCGCCTCTATCCCACCATTCGGCCAGGCGCGCGCTATTATGCGTCGCTGCGGTTGCTGGAGGAGGTGAAGGCGCACGATCCGATGATTTTCACCAAGTCGGGCATCATGCTGGGACTGGGCGAACAGAGGCTGGAAGTGCATCAGGTGATGGACGACATGCGCTGCGCGGACGTCGATTTCATGACCATGGGCCAATACCTCCAGCCAACGCCGAAGCATGCCAAGGTGGAAGACTTCGTCACCCCCAAGGCGTTCGATGCGTATGGTTCTATCGCCCGCGCGAAGGGTTTCCTGCAGGTTGCTTCCAGCCCGCTGACGCGCTCCAGCTATCACGCGGGTTACGATTTCGCAGAGATGCGCACCGCGCGGGAGGCTAAGCTGGCGAAGGCGCGGGGCTGA
- a CDS encoding carbonic anhydrase, translated as MNSPTKNYAELIEGYHRFRDGDWQEQRERWASLSQGQAPQVMVISCSDSRVDPAQILDVAPGEIFVVRNVAAMVPPYETTPGQHGVSAAVEFAVQFLKVREILVMGHGACGGCQAALSRSLHGAAPGEGGFVAHWVGMLDDVSQQVADENGTDNAQAELAMEMAAVRQSLANLRSFPFVTEKEQAGELTLHGAHFAIATGILNQLDEADGSFSPA; from the coding sequence ATGAACAGTCCAACGAAAAACTATGCCGAACTCATCGAAGGCTATCACCGGTTTCGCGATGGCGACTGGCAGGAACAGCGCGAGCGCTGGGCCTCGCTGAGCCAGGGGCAGGCGCCGCAAGTGATGGTCATCTCATGCTCCGATAGCAGGGTGGATCCCGCGCAGATTCTGGACGTGGCGCCGGGCGAGATATTCGTCGTGCGCAATGTCGCCGCAATGGTCCCGCCATACGAGACGACGCCGGGCCAGCACGGCGTATCGGCGGCGGTGGAATTTGCCGTGCAGTTCCTGAAAGTGCGCGAAATCCTGGTGATGGGCCACGGCGCATGCGGCGGGTGCCAGGCCGCCCTGTCGCGCAGCCTTCACGGCGCAGCCCCCGGCGAAGGTGGGTTCGTGGCGCATTGGGTCGGGATGCTGGACGATGTCAGCCAACAGGTGGCGGACGAAAACGGCACCGATAATGCCCAAGCAGAACTCGCCATGGAAATGGCAGCCGTTCGGCAAAGCCTGGCCAATCTTCGCAGCTTCCCCTTCGTGACGGAAAAGGAACAGGCGGGCGAGCTGACGTTGCACGGCGCACATTTTGCTATCGCAACCGGAATTCTGAACCAGCTTGACGAAGCCGATGGCAGCTTCTCCCCCGCCTGA
- a CDS encoding NYN domain-containing protein gives MSEPTLKNIALLIDADNTTPQGIDPVLTVMAELGQVNIRRAYGNFAKDNLSKWDKITNKFGIRPQQQFDVSKGKNATDMAMTIDAIDLLYQGKVDGFGLMTSDSDFTPLVTRLRQDGIVVYAFGEKKTPQAFKSVCTRFIEINQLIDNASDGGGRIEGKASRGNKATEDDDLMDLIGAAYKEAKKDDRGFAKLQQVGQIAGNRSSFDVRNYGYKSLSELFGSLENFALERTDDNQILVKRMR, from the coding sequence ATGTCGGAACCAACGCTCAAAAACATCGCCCTGCTGATAGATGCGGATAACACCACGCCGCAGGGGATCGACCCCGTACTGACCGTGATGGCAGAGCTGGGCCAGGTAAATATCCGCCGCGCCTATGGCAATTTCGCCAAGGATAACCTGTCCAAGTGGGACAAGATCACCAACAAGTTCGGTATCCGCCCGCAGCAGCAATTCGACGTATCGAAGGGCAAGAATGCCACCGACATGGCGATGACCATCGATGCTATCGACCTGCTCTACCAAGGCAAGGTGGACGGGTTTGGCCTGATGACATCGGATAGCGATTTCACCCCGCTCGTCACCCGGCTGAGGCAGGACGGGATCGTGGTCTATGCGTTTGGCGAGAAGAAAACGCCGCAAGCGTTCAAATCGGTCTGCACTCGTTTTATCGAAATCAACCAGCTGATCGACAATGCCTCGGATGGCGGCGGCCGCATCGAGGGCAAAGCCTCGCGCGGTAACAAGGCGACCGAGGACGACGATTTGATGGACCTGATCGGCGCCGCTTACAAAGAGGCGAAGAAGGACGATCGCGGCTTTGCCAAATTGCAGCAGGTTGGCCAGATCGCGGGCAACCGGTCCAGCTTCGACGTACGCAATTACGGCTATAAGAGCCTGTCCGAACTGTTCGGCTCGCTGGAAAATTTCGCGCTGGAGCGGACGGACGACAACCAGATATTGGTCAAGCGGATGCGCTGA
- the gyrA gene encoding DNA gyrase subunit A, translating to MSDETDTLTPPSSPEEHPRIDIVEEMKTSYLDYAMSVIVARALPDVRDGLKPVHRRILYASNEGGFVAGRPYRKSAKIVGDVMGNYHPHGDSAIYDALARMTQDWSMRVPLVDGQGNFGSMDPDPPASMRYTEARLAKVSNSLLDDLDKDTVDFADNYDGSLQEPTVLPARFPNLLVNGAGGIAVGMATNIPPHNLGEVIDACFAFIDNPGITAEELIEYVPGPDFPTAPLILGQSGARAAYTTGRGSVLQRSRHKVEERGGDRQRIVLTSIPFQVGKNGLVEKLAEAAKEKRIEGVTDVRDESSREGVRVVIDLKRDATAEVVLNQIWRHTPAQSSFPANMLAIRGGRPEVLDLRDIIQAFISFREQVITRRTKFELNKARDRAHILLGLVVAVTNMDEVVAMIRSAPNPAEARAKLLAKEWPIGDIAQYIRLVEAIEPSADQDGGTYKLSGRQVKAILDLRLHRLTALGRDEIGDELKELADKISYYLEILADRAKLYGVLRGELQEIRDNYATPRVSEIAPAWDGLEDEDLIERDEMVVTVTLDGYIKRTPLSTFRAQNRGGKGRAGMATKEEDAVSEMFVTSTHNPVLFFSTAGKVYRLKVWKLPEGGPQTRGRPLVNLLPLEKDETIRTVLPLPEDEDSWGALNVVFATAQGNVRRNSMDSFTNIPSNGKFAMKFEPESGDKLIGVALLEAGDDVLLATRMGKAIRFGGEDVREFVSRTSTGVRGMKFKEDGDEVVSLAILHEGGRSMEDREAYLKLAPWKFDEGEAPELTAEQTEMAEAEEFILTVCAHGYGKLSSAYEYRQANRGGMGITNIDNIERNGPVVASFTATQSDQLMLVTDQAKLIRISLDTLRVIGRASAGVKLFNVAKNETIVSVAKLDEEEAPENEAEEAVVEEMVARGAEDTTPTTTLDHDDNIGEPPPE from the coding sequence GTGAGCGACGAAACCGATACACTGACACCCCCTTCCTCGCCCGAGGAACATCCCCGCATCGATATCGTCGAGGAGATGAAGACGAGCTACCTCGATTACGCGATGAGCGTAATCGTGGCGCGCGCTTTGCCCGATGTGCGCGACGGTCTGAAACCGGTGCACCGCCGGATACTCTACGCCAGTAACGAAGGCGGCTTCGTGGCCGGACGGCCCTACCGCAAGAGCGCCAAGATCGTCGGCGACGTGATGGGGAATTATCACCCGCATGGCGACAGCGCGATTTACGATGCGCTGGCGCGGATGACGCAGGACTGGTCGATGCGCGTGCCGCTGGTCGATGGCCAGGGCAATTTCGGCTCGATGGACCCCGATCCGCCCGCCTCGATGCGCTATACCGAAGCGCGGCTGGCCAAGGTTTCGAACAGCCTGCTGGACGATCTCGACAAGGATACGGTCGATTTCGCGGACAATTACGACGGGTCGCTGCAGGAACCCACCGTGCTGCCGGCGCGCTTCCCCAACCTGCTGGTCAACGGTGCCGGCGGGATCGCGGTCGGCATGGCCACGAACATTCCGCCGCATAATCTGGGCGAAGTGATCGATGCGTGCTTCGCTTTTATCGATAACCCCGGCATAACTGCCGAAGAACTCATCGAATATGTCCCCGGGCCGGACTTTCCGACCGCGCCGCTGATCCTCGGCCAGTCGGGTGCCCGCGCCGCCTATACGACCGGGCGTGGCTCGGTGCTCCAGCGCAGCCGCCACAAGGTGGAAGAACGCGGCGGCGACCGGCAGCGTATCGTGCTGACATCGATTCCTTTCCAGGTCGGCAAGAACGGCCTGGTCGAAAAGCTGGCCGAGGCCGCCAAGGAAAAGCGGATCGAAGGCGTCACCGATGTCCGCGACGAATCCAGCCGCGAGGGCGTGCGCGTCGTCATCGATCTCAAACGCGATGCCACCGCCGAAGTCGTGCTAAACCAGATCTGGCGGCATACGCCGGCGCAGTCCAGCTTCCCGGCCAACATGCTCGCCATTCGCGGTGGGCGGCCCGAAGTCCTGGATTTACGGGATATAATACAGGCCTTCATTTCCTTTCGCGAGCAGGTCATCACCCGCCGTACCAAGTTCGAGCTGAACAAGGCGCGCGACCGGGCGCATATCTTGCTCGGGCTGGTGGTCGCCGTGACCAACATGGACGAAGTGGTTGCGATGATCCGCAGCGCGCCCAACCCGGCGGAGGCTCGCGCAAAGCTGCTCGCCAAGGAATGGCCGATCGGTGATATCGCGCAATATATTCGGTTGGTAGAAGCGATCGAGCCCAGCGCCGACCAGGATGGCGGAACCTACAAGCTCAGCGGGCGGCAGGTTAAGGCGATCCTCGACCTGCGGCTCCACCGTCTGACCGCGCTTGGCCGCGACGAAATCGGTGACGAGCTGAAGGAGCTGGCCGACAAGATCAGCTACTACCTCGAAATCCTTGCCGACCGCGCGAAGCTGTATGGCGTGCTGCGCGGTGAATTGCAGGAAATCCGCGACAATTACGCCACCCCCCGCGTTTCCGAAATCGCGCCTGCATGGGACGGGCTGGAAGACGAGGATCTGATCGAGCGGGACGAGATGGTCGTCACCGTAACGCTGGATGGTTATATCAAGCGGACCCCCCTCTCCACTTTCCGCGCGCAGAATCGGGGCGGCAAGGGCCGCGCCGGTATGGCGACGAAGGAAGAGGATGCGGTGAGCGAGATGTTCGTCACCAGCACTCACAACCCGGTGCTGTTCTTCTCCACCGCGGGCAAGGTCTATCGCCTGAAGGTCTGGAAATTGCCCGAAGGCGGCCCGCAGACGCGCGGGCGGCCGCTGGTCAATTTGCTGCCGCTGGAAAAGGATGAGACGATCCGTACCGTCCTGCCGTTGCCGGAGGATGAGGATAGCTGGGGCGCACTCAACGTCGTGTTCGCCACCGCGCAGGGCAATGTCCGCCGCAACTCGATGGATTCCTTCACCAATATTCCCAGCAACGGCAAATTCGCGATGAAGTTCGAACCCGAAAGCGGGGACAAGCTGATCGGTGTCGCTTTGCTGGAAGCGGGCGACGATGTGCTGCTCGCCACACGCATGGGCAAGGCGATCCGCTTTGGCGGAGAGGACGTGCGCGAATTCGTATCGCGGACCTCGACCGGTGTGCGCGGGATGAAATTCAAGGAGGATGGCGACGAGGTTGTCTCGCTCGCGATCCTGCATGAAGGCGGCCGCTCGATGGAGGACCGCGAGGCTTATCTGAAGCTCGCACCGTGGAAATTCGATGAAGGCGAAGCGCCCGAATTGACGGCGGAACAGACCGAAATGGCAGAGGCGGAGGAATTCATCCTCACCGTGTGCGCCCATGGTTATGGCAAGCTGTCCAGCGCTTACGAATATCGCCAGGCCAATCGCGGCGGCATGGGCATCACCAACATCGACAATATCGAACGCAATGGCCCGGTCGTGGCCAGTTTCACCGCCACCCAGTCGGACCAGCTGATGCTGGTGACCGATCAGGCCAAGCTTATCCGTATCTCGCTGGATACTCTGCGCGTTATCGGGCGTGCCAGCGCCGGGGTGAAACTGTTCAACGTGGCGAAGAACGAAACCATCGTTTCGGTCGCCAAGTTGGACGAGGAAGAGGCGCCGGAAAACGAGGCCGAAGAGGCGGTGGTCGAGGAAATGGTCGCGCGCGGTGCGGAAGATACCACGCCGACCACGACGCTCGACCACGACGACAATATTGGGGAGCCGCCACCCGAATGA
- a CDS encoding TauD/TfdA family dioxygenase, with product MTLTVEPSGQACGARVTGVDLAGDLDAESVAAIRAVWLEQRVLAFPGQRMDDDALERFTLAMGGFGEDPFFDPIEGRQSIAAILREADETAPLFAENWHSDWTFLPHPPAGTCLLSVDIPSHGGDTLFANQIAAFAALPASRQDELRALTAIHSARGAYAPDGAYGEKDEGRSMAIRPSEAAYATQTHPLVRRHPETGEEGLFSCLGYIVEIEGMDDAQALGLLTELYQWQTQDEFVYRHAWEPDMLVMWDNRSVLHKATGGYEGQRRELHRTTIAAYAG from the coding sequence ATGACATTGACCGTCGAACCGTCCGGACAGGCCTGCGGTGCGCGCGTCACCGGGGTCGATCTTGCGGGCGATCTTGATGCGGAAAGTGTCGCGGCGATCCGCGCTGTCTGGCTGGAGCAGCGGGTGCTCGCCTTTCCCGGTCAGCGAATGGATGACGATGCGCTGGAACGCTTCACGCTGGCGATGGGCGGGTTCGGCGAAGATCCGTTTTTCGATCCGATAGAAGGCCGCCAGAGCATCGCGGCAATCCTGCGCGAAGCGGATGAGACAGCGCCTCTATTTGCCGAAAACTGGCATTCGGACTGGACGTTCCTGCCTCACCCGCCCGCCGGAACCTGCTTGCTATCGGTAGATATTCCCTCGCATGGCGGGGACACGCTTTTCGCCAACCAGATCGCCGCCTTTGCCGCCCTGCCCGCATCGCGGCAGGACGAACTGCGGGCGCTGACCGCGATCCATTCGGCGCGCGGTGCCTATGCTCCCGATGGCGCATATGGGGAGAAGGACGAGGGGCGTTCGATGGCGATCCGCCCCAGCGAAGCTGCCTATGCCACGCAGACCCACCCGCTCGTGCGCCGCCATCCCGAAACCGGCGAGGAAGGTCTGTTTTCCTGTCTGGGCTATATAGTCGAGATCGAAGGGATGGACGATGCGCAGGCGCTCGGCCTGTTGACCGAGCTATATCAATGGCAAACCCAAGACGAGTTTGTCTACCGCCACGCGTGGGAGCCGGACATGCTGGTAATGTGGGACAATCGCAGTGTCCTGCACAAGGCGACCGGCGGATATGAAGGCCAGCGGCGCGAATTGCACCGGACCACCATTGCCGCTTACGCGGGCTGA
- a CDS encoding lysoplasmalogenase, translating to MDKRPWLLLSIVAAVAWYVLRDASFGEEWLVALKASGVALLAVYAVLRHPSVDARLLAGVMAASALGDALVEFDLMLGGQAFFAAHLVAIWLYLRNRRDTLAASQKATIAALLLGTPLLSYLLTFEIGVAVYGLALGAMAACAWGSRFSRYRVGLGAVLFVVSDLLIFAQAGWPNLGAVPGVVIWPLYYTGQFLIATGIIQTLRRDRVPANQPA from the coding sequence ATGGATAAACGCCCCTGGCTGCTGCTGAGCATTGTCGCGGCGGTGGCGTGGTATGTCCTGCGCGATGCATCCTTTGGCGAGGAATGGTTGGTGGCCCTCAAGGCCAGCGGTGTCGCATTGCTGGCGGTTTATGCGGTGCTTCGTCATCCCTCGGTCGATGCGAGACTGCTCGCCGGAGTGATGGCGGCAAGCGCGCTGGGCGATGCGCTCGTGGAATTCGACCTGATGCTCGGCGGGCAGGCGTTTTTTGCGGCGCATCTGGTGGCGATCTGGCTCTATCTGCGCAATCGGCGCGATACGTTGGCGGCCAGCCAGAAAGCCACCATCGCCGCGCTGCTGCTGGGCACGCCGCTGCTGAGTTATCTGCTGACATTCGAGATCGGGGTGGCAGTTTACGGACTGGCTCTGGGCGCGATGGCGGCCTGCGCGTGGGGCAGCCGTTTCTCCCGCTACCGCGTAGGGCTGGGGGCGGTGCTGTTCGTGGTTTCGGACTTGCTGATCTTTGCGCAGGCAGGCTGGCCGAATCTGGGAGCGGTGCCCGGAGTGGTGATCTGGCCGCTTTATTATACCGGCCAATTCCTGATCGCGACGGGAATTATCCAGACGTTGCGCCGCGACAGGGTGCCCGCCAATCAGCCCGCGTAA